In Candidatus Electrothrix scaldis, the genomic window CAGTACGAGTCGCCCCCCACACGGGGGCGTGGATTGAAACAACCTCCGCTGTGTCCGCATAAGCAGACATATTGTCGCCCCCCACACGGGGGCGTGGATTGAAACATCTCAGGCCATAGAAGATCGCTTTGAAACTATGTCGCCCCCCACACGGGGGCGTGGATTGAAACCTCGCACGTTGGCTCTTGCTGGTCGCTGCCTGCTGTCGCCCCCCACACGGGGGCGTGGATTGAAACCGTGGAGGCATTATTGCCCCACAGCTGACCCCAGTCGCCCCCCACACGGGGGCGTGGATTGAAACTCCTGGGTGGTGAGGGGACAGATCCCAATTAACAACTCAGCCTTCCCCCTCCCTCACTGTTGACAACCATACCCCTCGGCCTTTATCATACAAATTGAATAGAAATGAGAATTCTCCCGCGCAACAAGCAATTGCAACATAAGGAGGCAGGATATGGCTGTATCAGAGGCAAGTATTATGGAGCGGCTGGATCAGGAAGACAAGGAAAAGGTATCGTACTTTATTAAACTTTTGCTGAATAAGTCAAAATATCAGGCATTGAAAAAAGAAATTGCCGAAAGGCGAAAAGAGATTAAAACAGGCGAGACATTGTCCCATGAGGAAATTTGGGGCCAGTTGAATGTTTAAAATCTGTTACGCCAAGGGGGTTGTCAAAGATCTAAAAAAGATTTCCCCTGATCAGCTGATGTCCATCAAAGAGGGGATTGAAGACCTGGAGACCTTCCCGAATATTTCTCAGATTAAACGGCTGAAGAATCATCCTGTTGCGGAATACAGGCTGCGTATCGGCAATTACCGGGTCCTGTTTGACGTCAGCTGGGAAGAGCAGAAAATACATGTCTTGAAGATAGGGCACCGACGCAATATTTATTGAGCTACGCTGGGTGGATTCTATTTACCTGCCCCCCTTCCACATTCTCCTGTAA contains:
- a CDS encoding type II toxin-antitoxin system RelE/ParE family toxin, whose product is MFKICYAKGVVKDLKKISPDQLMSIKEGIEDLETFPNISQIKRLKNHPVAEYRLRIGNYRVLFDVSWEEQKIHVLKIGHRRNIY